The window CGACAATGATATTGATATATTGAAATTGAAAGAAGAATATGATATGGCGAAAAGTCAAATAGATTTCCTGAACTCAGTGATAGTAGATATGCAGCGTAAGAATCAAGCTTTAATGTGTAAAGTTGAAGTTCTCGAGATAGGAGTGCCGGCTAATGAAGCCGACGACTATACTCAGTtcgtaacatttaattttcggaTTATTGATTATATAAGTAATACAATAtgctattaattatttatatctctATGTTATTAATCATTTGATTTTAGAAGCACATTAGACAAACGCATGGCTGCGCCGCGTATGTTCTGTGATATCTGTGATCAGTTCGACTTGCACGAAACAGAAGATTGTCCTCGTCAAGCTCAAGACTTCCTAGACACAGAGAAAGTCGCAAAATCTCCAAAGAAACTATCAGTCGAGAGACCGTACTGCCGAAACTGTGAAAGTAAGAATTCGCTATTCAGAATTATACGAATTCTATGCCTCGCTGCATCAATTTACAATATTCTCCCCACTAAACGAAGAAATAGGCATCCAAAGTTCTCCCCGAAAAAGTTCCTCAAATCGGCCAAAGATTTTCACTTCAACTAACACCTCCCTCTTTTGTTATACACTACTTCTCGACCGATTAAATCACAACGTTTGTTTCCAAGATACTCGTTTTCTCACCCTTCCGACCAGCTATTTTAACCACTTATTCTCTACGTCTATCCAATTCCATGTATAATGCATTTTGATTGTTTTTACAGTGTTCGGGCACGATACGCGCGATTGCGATGATGCCGAGACGTTTTAACAGCGTGTTATCATTCGTAGTCCCGTTTCACTGCTTGACAAAGATCCTAGATACGAAAAGACGTGTTAAAATATTGCagagtatatttttatataaaagaatttaatgCTTACCGTTGTGTGTATGTCTTCCCGCATAGGATGTTGCGCGTGTCCATCCAAAAAGAACGCCCCCGCTGATGTAATGAGAACCCTTTACTCCCGCTCTGAAATCCGTCGCTGAAAGGTCTGTTTACGTTTATAGATATGTTTCGTGTCTTTATGTTTACTCTACTTCCACGTAATCGAGCAAGTACAAAGCAACAAGGTTCATTTATAAGTCAATTTACGGTTGTATCATAGGAAGCATATTTTGTTAAACGCATACCCATACCATTTGTAGAAATCCAATGTAATTATGTACATACACCGTAGTTGTTTATATCGAATTGTACacgtatttaatatttattgtagCGTTTGAGAACGCAATACATTCAGTGACAGTTCCTTTACTCTAAGAAATATGTAATCAGATCTCGAGCCATCGGCGGTAAAAATTTCGGCGTCTCTTATGCCGTCCTTTAATTTTGAGAACTTGACGTAACGATTCGACTCGTAGTACACCAGTTCTGAGAGAACGTTTGCACGCCTATTGTAAAAATGAAGTGAGAGAATCGTTTCAGTCGAGTTGTACTACTGTCACTTACTATCGTCTTGCCTTTTTAATTTTGAGCTTTAATACAGGGTCGATACATTCACTAAATTAGACCTGTCTTTGAATGTACACTTATTATTATCATAGGGCCACCCTCTGTAGTTAAgagaaataaaattgtaatggACTGATCACAGTATTATTCATAACTTTATCTAAGCAGTCCTGTGCTTTTGGGAATTCAGGAATGGGTGAAAGCAAAGAACACGGTTTCTTTGAATCATCTTCGTTTATTCATTCATATGTACAAACGTATATCGTTTTCaacttatttattaaaattatgtcAGGTCACTTTGTCAtacaaatattctatatacataAGTGCTTAGTAGCTATAAGTAATTGACCACGACTTAATCCAGGCCTTCTTTCTTCTCCTTAATGGCTTCCTGAAAGTTTTTTGGAAAGAACatcatattataataaattgaGATATGAAATATATTTGTTTGTACGATTTATTGGTCACCCTTTACCTTGAAACGTTCCTCAAATAATGAAAGCTCGGCTATGAGATCCGTAATTGCATGCATGAAAGCCTCGTGGGGTGTGTAATCTGATGTCGTTTGGATTCTAATCACGAATTTGTGTTCCAGGGGGTGTGGAACCTTGTATCCAGCGAACAGAACCTGGGGATCCTTCAGCAGTTGACTGTTAAGTGACGATCAAGATCTAAGTATTAATATTCATTTGTACGATAATAATatgtactataattatatttctgtaTAATTAAGGTGAAATATTTGTACTGTTTTGAATAACATATAGAAAATGAACTTACTTGCGGATCATATTTCCCAGTGTGTGATCTTCCTTGTTAACCGTAAATATTGCAGCGTTGGGAACCTTAGTGTCCTGTTCCTTGATTATCCTATCGAAAACGTAAATTATATGAAAGTTATTTCAGACATTTCGAAGGTTAAACGACTTGTGGTACATACTTTTTCTCTCCTTCGTACAGAAGGAATGATTCAAAGGTTGGAGGCGCGTTCATCTTCTATCAAAATTACTATAAAATGATCGATTAAAAAGGTTTGTGAGTACCTTACTGGAAAAAATCAACTGTTATTGTAGAGTCACAACACTTCACACAGAAATTGACACAAATATACAAATCACACGGTGCAACCCTAAACTAAAGTTAGATGCATGGCCTAAGAAAGGCTATGGCTATGTAGCGGTGAAACACaaactaatagcgaattcggtacctcgcactgactgcactggtgccaaaaaattacttggattggttgattcttatagagatAGTATGAtcctttctatcagaaacaaccaatccaagtcattttctggcaccagtgcagagtcagtgcgatgTACCGAATTCGCAACTTACAGCATATATAACTCTAAAGATTCGCATAATCCACCATCTTCAGTTGTGTAAATAACAACCTCCCGAAAGTTAGCCCCTCATTGGAGTATAtatcagtttcttttttatgcAGTCGATTGTGTATCGTTTGTATGTACGTCATTGTTCAttagtttatattatttattcatcaattgacaatttataataaattatacaaatttgactgaatttttttttagactcAGCCcctcatttatattattttccattATTCACCAATAATTTCATATGGAATTGATCGTTTGTCGTTTGTACATCTTTGTTCACATTGACATTTTTAATGAATATGCGTCTCACTAGACCCCATAATTTTGCGCATGCGCATGGATGTGCACAGAGGATCTACGTCGTGACGTTGTATATTGTAGGCAACATAGGGAATGACACCCTGATTTTGAGCTTCAGCAATCTTACAACATTCCTGCACCATTTTAAAAGGATAGTACAGTGTAAAGACCAtacaatttattatattatatattgctTCAACACCATTCTTACACTTCAGACAACACACAACAAACATAATAGTTGATAAGTTTGCATACTGGTtggtccccagaaaatgaattttgttaggttacacatttttttattagcaaagcaccgaaacagaacatgaaatacacttattacacgtcctctgcagaaagcagttatcaacaaacattatatatacaaaattgtattgaatgttgaattgggctagtgaaaatgcgcagactggatgtgcgtgattattatgtggtcggctcctcgaagtgacagaaaatataacatgaagcgaaaagaggtattctgaatttcagcttcgaaggcatcctcgattctctctccgaagacgttacttagtgccacctctttcgacatcatgttctcctgttacaaagcccaattttgtgcattctgaaaatttatgccagattttggcccaggtatcaggagaacatgaagcgaaaagaggtattctgaatttcagcttcgaaggcatcctcgattctctctccgaagacgttacgtagtgccacctctttcgacatcatgttctcctagtacaaagcccaattttgtgcactctgaaaatttttgccagattttggcccaggtatcaggagaacatgaagcgaaaagaggtattctgaatttcagcttcaaaggcatcgccttaaagtagcgaacaagagctacgcctttcatgggcctttaaacagttctcggttgatgtgatgcttttgaaagactcgaagcttgtaatttctgaatagtattccatgggcactagttgcaaaattttcttcaatatcgacttattaacaaaggaaatctatggtattcttaaggaaataccatagatatttgaaatttggataggaatatgtaaaaggtatttctgaataataatacagtttgtttcaagtttctttctatatatttgcataaaaggcctttacagtgttacaataaagtataaggtatatatagtcactattttcttgtgattactatcaaggtttccatcattccgtcgaaatattccgaagttaaaacctgtaagaagaaatatatttttagtaacttgacttgtctattattgaaaatgggagaaacgttacaacattttgtcacgtatgaaaatatattagtaaagggaataattttattatgcaacatgttgattgaaattaatcgttttagattttgtttccggtaagatttaatattaattcctaccactcgtagcactgtaatcttattttagaatcagtcggtaacggtgggtgcgacacgagcagcggccaattcagcaactacgtactctgaaatctgttgaaatgctgtgcgtgtgtgccgTGCTTGTaaatgtgtgacatgtttagagtttagtgtgtgccgatgcgatgtaactaatctcacatactgtaactagagcgattattaatcgtgtatatttctgctttacaggtaaggaatttttacataaaagacgttcaaccggctgcatttccgactgtgttcattgagatgaaatttgcacaagatactgcttcagccgaaccaaagacctaacccagaccttttttttttttttttacgtggagaaatccctaacggatacccctaaccctcacctagaccttttttttttttttttttcgtggagaaatccctaacggatacccctaaccctcccctaacccagacctaacccagttacacttgtaacatttcattgtattgcatttcacttatttgaataaattgcagttaagtggtaaaagagttttttttatttaacgatcactacttactccttcctattccaaatcactcCTGTTaagaagcctgattttagagatatctgaaaattttcgccagattttggcccaggtatcaggagaacatgaagcggagagaggtattctgaatttcagcttcgaaggcatcctcgattctctctccaaagacgttacttagtgccacctctttcgacatcatgttctcctagtacataggccaattttgtgcgttctgaaaatttttgccagattttggcccaggtatcaggagaacatgaagcggagagaggtattctgaatttcagcttcgaaggcatcctcgattctctctccgaagacgttacttagtgccacctctttcgacatcatgttctcctagtacataggccaattttgtgcgttctgaaaatttttgccagattttggcccagctatcaggagaacatgaagcggagggaggtattctgaatttcagcttcgaaggcatcctcgattctctctccgaagacgttacttagtgccacctctttcgacatcatgttctcctagtacataggccaattttgtgcgttctgaaaatttttgccagattttggcccaggtatcaggagaacatgaagcgaaaagaggtattctgaatttcagcttcgaaggcatcctcgattctctctccgaagactttacttagtgccacctctttcgacatcatgttctcctgttacatagcccaattttgtgcattctgaaaatttttgccagattttggcccaggtatcaggagaacatgaagcgaaaagaggtattctgaatttcagcttcgaaggcatcctcgattctctctccgaagacgttacttagtgccacctctttcgacatcatgttctcctgttacaaagcccaattttgtgcattctgaaaatttttgccagattttggcccaggtatcaggagaacatgaagcgaaaagaggtattctgaatttcagcttcgaaggcatcctcgattctctctccgaagacgttacttagtgccacctctttcgacatcatgttctcctgttacaaagcccaattttgtgcattctgaaaatttttgccagattttggcccaggtatcaggagaacacgaagcgaaaagaggtattctgaatttcagcttcgaaggcatcctcgattctctctccgaagactttacttagtgccacctctttcgacatcatgttttcctgttacaaagcccaattttgtgcattctgaaaatttatgccagattttggcccaggtatcaggagaacatgaagcgaaaagaggtattctgaatttcagcttcgaaggcatcctcgattctctctccgaagactttacttagtgccacctctttcgacatcatgttctcctgttacaaagcccaattttgtgcattctgaaaatttatgccagattttggcccaggtatcaggagaacatgaagcgaaaagaggtattctgaatttcagcttcgaaggcatcctcgattctctctccgaagactttacttagtgccacctctttcgacatcatgttttcctgttacaaagcccaattttgtgcattctgaaaatttttgccagattttggcccaggtatcaggagaacatgaagcgaaaagaggtattctgaatttcagcttcgaaggcatcctcgattctctctccgaagactttacttagtgccacctctttcgacatcacgttctcctgttacgaagcccaattttgtgcattctgaaaatttatgccagattttggcccaggtatcaggagaacatgaagcgaaaagaggtattctgaatttcagcttcgaaggcatcctcgattctctctccgaagactttacttagtgccacctctttcgacatcatgttttcctgttacaaagcccaattttgtgcattctgaaaatttatgccagattttggcccaggtatcaggagaacatgaagcgaaaagaggtattctgaatttcagcttcgaaggcatcctcgattctctctccgaagactttacttagtgccacctctttcgacatcatgttctcctgttacaaagcccaattttgtgcattctgaaaatttatgccagattttggcccaggtatcaggagaacatgaagcgaaaagaggtattctgaatttcagcttcgaaggcatcctcgattctctctccgaagactttacttagtgccacctctttcgacatcatgttttcctgttacaaagcccaattttgtgcattctgaaaatttatgccagattttggcccaggtatcaggagaacatgaagcgaaaagaggtattctgaatttcagcttcgaaggcatcctcgattctctctccgaagactttacttagtgccacctctttcgacatcatgttctcctgttacaaagcccaattttgtgcattctgaaaatttatgccagattttggcccaggtatcaggagaacatgaagcgaaaagaggtattctgaatttcagcttcgaaggcatcctcgattctctctccgaagacgttacttagtgccacctttttcgacatcatgttctcctgttacaaagcccaattttgtgcattctgaaaatttttgccagattttggcccaggtatcaggagaacatgaagcgaaaagcggtattctgaatttcagcttcgaaggcatcctcgattctctctccgaagactttacttagtgccacctctttcgacatcatgttctcctgttacaaagcccaattttgtgcattctgaaaatttttgccagattttggcccaggtatcaggagaacatgaagcgaaaagaggtattctgaatttcagcttcgaaggcatcctcgattctctctccgaagactttatttagtgccacctctttcgacatcatgttctcctagtacaaagcccaattttgtgcattctgaaaatttatgccagattttggcccaggtatcaggagaacatgaagcgaaaagaggtattctgaatttcagcttcgaaggcatcctcgattctctctccgaagactttacttagtgccacctctttcgacatcatgttctcctgttacaaagcccaattttgtgcattctgaaaatttatgccagattttggtccaggtatcaggagaacatgaagcgaaaagaggtattctgaatttcagcttcgaaggcatcctcgattctctctccgaagactttatttagtgccacctctttcgacatcatgttctcctgttacaaagcccaattttgtgcattctgaaaatttatgccagattttggcccaggtatcaggagaacatgaagcgaaaagaggtattctgaatttcagcttcgaaggcatcctcgattctctctccgaagactttacttagtgccacctctttcgacatcatgttttcctgttacaaagcccaattttgtgcattctgaaaatttatgccagattttggcccaagtatcaggagaacatgaagcgaaaagcggtattctgaatttcagcttcgaaggcatcctcgattctctctccgaagactttacttagtgccacctctttcgacatcatgttctcctgttacaaagcccaattttgtg is drawn from Andrena cerasifolii isolate SP2316 chromosome 8, iyAndCera1_principal, whole genome shotgun sequence and contains these coding sequences:
- the Rpb11 gene encoding DNA-directed RNA polymerase II subunit RPB11; amino-acid sequence: MNAPPTFESFLLYEGEKKIIKEQDTKVPNAAIFTVNKEDHTLGNMIRNQLLKDPQVLFAGYKVPHPLEHKFVIRIQTTSDYTPHEAFMHAITDLIAELSLFEERFKEAIKEKKEGLD